The following DNA comes from Mycolicibacterium aromaticivorans JS19b1 = JCM 16368.
CACGGTTCGCGTAGACCACCGTGGTGACGTCGAGTTGTTCGCGGGCCTGTGTCCACAGTGCCGAGATGGTGTACATCGCCGAACCATCGGACTCCAGACACAGCACCGGCCGATCCGGCGCAGCAATCGCGGCGCCGACCGAAACCGGCAGCGCGTACCCGATCGCCCCACCGGTGAGGGTGAGCCAGTCGTGCGCGGGGGCGCCGGCCGTGGCCTGTGCCAGAAGGACTCCCGACGTGTTCGACTCGTCGACGATGATGGCGTGTTCGGGCAGCAACGCACCGATTACGTCGGCAGAGGTCATCACGTTGAGCGGACCGCTCGGCAACGACGGCCGCGACATCGCCGCAAGGGCGGCAATCTCGGCCGGCGCGATCCGGTCGGCCAACGCGGTCAGCGCGGCCCTGGCGCCGACCGGTCCGGCGAGCGTGTGCACCGCACAACCGTCTGGCACCAGATCACTGGGCTTGCCCGGATAGGCGAAGAACGACACCGGATGCGGCGCACCGGCCAGCACCAGATGCTTGGCCCCCGCGAGCTGGGCGGTAGCCGCTTCGGCGAAGTAGGCCAGCCGCTCGACAGCCGGCAGTCCGGCGCCGCGCTCCAGTCGGGTCGGGAAGGTCTCGCACAACACCTGGGCCCCGTACGCCTGGGCGAGCCTGACCGCTGCGGACAGGCCGTCGGCCCCGGTGGCATCGCCCCCGACCATGATGACCGTGGGCTCACCGGAGCGAAGCACTGACTCGATCTGACCAGCATCATGAAGGACGGCGGCCGGCTGTGCCACAACCTCGTTCACACCGAATGCGCCCTCATCCCACGACACATCCGCGGGCAGGATCAACGTGGCGATGTGCCGGTGGGCACGCGCGGACGCGATGGCCGCGGCGGCATCGGCGGCCACGTCGGCGACCGCCATGGTCCTGCGTACCCAGCCCGATACGGTCCCGGCCACCGAGTCGATGTCCGACTCCAACGGCGCGTCGTATTTCTTGTGATAGGTGGCATGATCACCGACGATCACGACCGCAGGCACATGCGCGCGTCGTGCGTTGTGCAGATTGGCCAGGCCATTACCCAGTCCGGGGCCCAGGTGCAGCAGGACCGCGGCGGGCTCGTTCGCGATGCGTGCGTAACCGTCGGCGGCCCCGGTGGCGACGCCCTCGAACAGGGTGAGCACGCCACGCATCTGCGGCACGGTGTCCAGCGCGGCGACGAAGTGCATCTCCGAGGTGCCGGGGTTGGCGAAGCACACCCGCACCCCGTGGTCGACCAGGGTCGAGATCAGTGCCTGTGCGCCGTTCATGCGGCCACCGCCCCGAGTTTGGCGAAGACCCGAGTCGCGTTGTCGTGCAGATACGCCGAGTGGGTCGACTCGGACAACCCGAGTTCGTCGAGGCCGTCCAGCGCGTGCGTGTGTCCGATCATCGGATAGTTGGTGCCGAACAACACTTTCCGTGCACCGGTGCCGGTCTTCATAAAGCTCACGAGCTCCTTCGGTAGCCGCCGGGAGGTGTAGGCAGAGGTGTCGATGTAGACGTTCTCGTGTTTGCGGGACACGGCGACCATCTCTTCGGTCCAGGGATACCCGACATGACCGCAGACGATCGTCAGTTTGGGGAAGTCCAGGGCGATCTCGTCGATGTAGGGAATCGGCCGACCGGTCTCCGACGGTCGCAGCGGACCCGTGTGGCCCACCTGTGTGCAGAACGGCACCCCGAGTTCTACGCATTCGGCGAACAGCGGGTAGTACCGACGGCCGGTTGGGGGGTGCACCCCACAGCCACGGCACCACTCGCAGCCCGACGAAGCCGTCGTCACGGACCCGCCTGCGCAGTTCGCGGACCGCGT
Coding sequences within:
- a CDS encoding acetolactate synthase large subunit, which gives rise to MNGAQALISTLVDHGVRVCFANPGTSEMHFVAALDTVPQMRGVLTLFEGVATGAADGYARIANEPAAVLLHLGPGLGNGLANLHNARRAHVPAVVIVGDHATYHKKYDAPLESDIDSVAGTVSGWVRRTMAVADVAADAAAAIASARAHRHIATLILPADVSWDEGAFGVNEVVAQPAAVLHDAGQIESVLRSGEPTVIMVGGDATGADGLSAAVRLAQAYGAQVLCETFPTRLERGAGLPAVERLAYFAEAATAQLAGAKHLVLAGAPHPVSFFAYPGKPSDLVPDGCAVHTLAGPVGARAALTALADRIAPAEIAALAAMSRPSLPSGPLNVMTSADVIGALLPEHAIIVDESNTSGVLLAQATAGAPAHDWLTLTGGAIGYALPVSVGAAIAAPDRPVLCLESDGSAMYTISALWTQAREQLDVTTVVYANRAYDILRIELQRVGAEAAGERPGPKAESLLDLTSPTIDFVRISKGMGLPARRVGTAEEFADALRWAFDEPGPHLIEAVMPSITG
- a CDS encoding amidohydrolase family protein, with product MTTASSGCEWCRGCGVHPPTGRRYYPLFAECVELGVPFCTQVGHTGPLRPSETGRPIPYIDEIALDFPKLTIVCGHVGYPWTEEMVAVSRKHENVYIDTSAYTSRRLPKELVSFMKTGTGARKVLFGTNYPMIGHTHALDGLDELGLSESTHSAYLHDNATRVFAKLGAVAA